A genomic region of Ochotona princeps isolate mOchPri1 chromosome 17, mOchPri1.hap1, whole genome shotgun sequence contains the following coding sequences:
- the SOX9 gene encoding transcription factor SOX-9 translates to MNLLDPFMKMTDEQEKGLSGAPSPTMSEDSAGSPCPSGSGSDTENTRPQENTFPKGEPDLKKESEEDKFPVCIREAVSQVLKGYDWTLVPMPVRVNGSSKNKPHVKRPMNAFMVWAQAARRKLADQYPHLHNAELSKTLGKLWRLLNESEKRPFVEEAERLRVQHKKDHPDYKYQPRRRKSVKNGQAEAEEATEQTHISPNAIFKALQADSPHSSSGMSEVHSPGEHSGQSQGPPTPPTTPKTDVQPGKADLKREGRPLPEGGRQPPIDFRDVDIGELSSDVISNIETFDVNEFDQYLPPNGHPGVPATHGQVTYTGSYGISSSAAATPGAGAGHVWMSKQQAPPPPPPQQAPPQPQQPQQAPPQPQQGPPPAQAAPPQPQPTHTLTTLSSEPGQAQRTHIKTEQLSPSHYSEPQHSPQQIAYSPFNLPHYSPSYPPITRSQFDYTDHQNSGSYYSHAAGQGSSLFSTFTYMSPAQRPMYTPIADTSGVPSIPQTHSPQHWEQPVYTQLTRP, encoded by the exons ATGAATCTCCTGGACCCCTTCATGAAGATGACCGACGAGCAGGAGAAGGGCCTGTCCGGCGCCCCCAGCCCCACCATGTCCGAGGACTCGGCGGGCTCGCCCTGCCCGTCGGGCTCCGGCTCCGACACCGAGAACACCCGGCCCCAGGAGAACACGTTCCCCAAGGGGGAGCCGGACCTCAAGAAGGAGAGCGAAGAGGACAAGTTTCCCGTGTGCATCCGCGAGGCCGTCAGCCAGGTGCTCAAGGGCTACGACTGGACGCTCGTGCCCATGCCGGTGCGCGTCAACGGCTCCAGCAAGAACAAGCCGCATGTCAAGCGGCCCATGAATGCCTTCATGGTGTGGGCGCAGGCGGCGCGCAGGAAGCTCGCCGACCAGTACCCGCACCTGCACAACGCCGAACTCAGCAAGACGCTGGGCAAGCTCTGGAG ACTGCTGAATGAGAGCGAGAAGCGGCCCTTCGTGGAGGAGGCGGAGCGGCTGCGCGTGCAGCACAAGAAAGACCACCCGGATTACAAGTACCAACCGAGGCGGAGGAAGTCGGTCAAGAACGGGCAGGCAGAGGCCGAGGAGGCCACGGAGCAGACGCACATCTCGCCCAACGCTATCTTCAAAGCGCTGCAGGCGGACTCGCCGCACTCCTCCTCCGGCATGAGCGAGGTGCACTCGCCCGGCGAGCACTCTG GGCAATCCCAGGGCCCACCGACCCCACCCACCACGCCCAAAACCGACGTGCAGCCAGgcaaagctgatctgaagcgagaGGGGCGCCCTCTGCCCGAGGGGGGCAGGCAGCCTCCCATCGATTTCCGCGACGTGGACATCGGCGAGCTGAGCAGCGACGTCATCTCCAACATCGAGACCTTCGACGTCAACGAGTTCGACCAATACCTGCCGCCCAACGGGCACCCGGGGGTGCCGGCCACCCACGGCCAGGTCACCTACACCGGCAGCTACGGCATCAGCAGCAGCGCCGCGGCGACTCCGGGCGCGGGCGCGGGCCACGTGTGGATGTCCAAGCAGCAggcgcccccgccgccgcccccaCAGCAGGCGCCCCCGCAgccgcagcagccgcagcaggcgCCCCCGCAGCCTCAGCAGGGGCCCCCGCCCGCGCAGGCGGCGCCCCCGCAACCGCAGCCCACGCACACGCTGACCACGCTGAGCAGCGAGCCGGGCCAGGCGCAGAGAACGCACATCAAGACGGAGCAGCTGAGCCCCAGCCACTACAGCGAGCCGCAGCACTCGCCGCAGCAGATCGCCTACAGCCCCTTCAACCTCCCGCACTACAGCCCCTCGTACCCGCCCATCACGCGCTCGCAGTTCGACTACACAGACCACCAGAACTCGGGCTCCTACTACAGCCACGCGGCGGGCCAGGGCTCCAGCCTCTTCTCCACCTTCACCTACATGAGCCCCGCGCAGCGCCCCATGTACACCCCCATCGCCGACACCTCCGGGGTGCCGTCCATCCCGCAGACGCACAGCCCGCAGCACTGGGAGCAGCCCGTGTACACACAACTCACCAGGCCTTGA